The following coding sequences lie in one Dysgonomonas mossii genomic window:
- a CDS encoding DUF6035 family protein has product MENKFPTIEEVINQEDGEWNIIKSIVFFKDQHLPTRKFELFKIRQHIVNKLNEGNPAYICSYCKIPVKISGGSQGERIQSLHFRHAYRSPNCIYHDLSNYTKDQILCMKFNGAKEGFLHEYLKNTIASIIENDKDYSPLKVEIEKIVRSESLSKEWRKPDIKAIYSDKEVVFELQIATTFVDVILARSNFYKREKSYLIWVLDKFSTNLKEQTFSQTDILVSSNSNVFVFDNEMEELSKKANELHLKCHYIYHKKDKNRLSSPLWDSKIVTLRDICYDEKYRAFSYDTEGKKEELLREIEVKKEERRQQFYHNSNLVDDSYNEQQEISYHYQRLINIIKECEENDSYGKLEIEFRKLNDSEFDKLSEYIQDEIIKWYFESMSYFFIRYIFEEYRFYINIKELKGVDDTPLLCLLNKGFDNNTFYSCLHSFFIRDYHPVQEDSRVISNYIMHLLKKDSLDDDERNELEKHVITLQYIRLYEANINSFDIIYNGKTKAFILRILSVLSNRIIGSSQSNFKSMTNNVIQFNKEYLHLFIAAMRSERGLKNDYGKNGEKLLSLFNKDLLNHDLDNVFPAIFPNINWKEGIEKLTND; this is encoded by the coding sequence ATGGAAAATAAATTTCCTACTATTGAGGAAGTCATTAATCAAGAAGATGGGGAATGGAATATCATCAAAAGTATTGTTTTCTTTAAAGATCAACATTTGCCTACACGCAAGTTCGAATTATTCAAGATAAGGCAACATATAGTAAATAAACTAAATGAAGGAAATCCTGCCTATATCTGTTCCTACTGTAAGATTCCAGTAAAAATCAGTGGCGGAAGTCAAGGAGAAAGAATACAATCTCTCCATTTTAGACATGCTTATAGGAGCCCTAACTGTATTTATCATGATCTTAGCAATTATACCAAAGATCAAATTCTATGCATGAAATTCAATGGTGCAAAAGAAGGTTTTCTACATGAATATTTAAAGAATACTATTGCTTCTATAATCGAAAATGATAAAGACTATTCTCCATTAAAAGTTGAGATTGAAAAAATCGTAAGAAGTGAAAGCCTATCTAAGGAATGGCGAAAGCCTGATATTAAGGCTATATATTCAGATAAGGAGGTCGTTTTTGAATTGCAGATTGCAACCACATTTGTAGATGTTATCTTAGCTCGCTCAAACTTTTATAAACGAGAGAAATCCTATCTTATATGGGTATTAGATAAGTTTTCCACTAATTTGAAAGAACAAACTTTTAGTCAAACTGATATTTTAGTGTCTAGTAATTCTAATGTTTTCGTTTTCGATAATGAAATGGAAGAATTATCAAAAAAAGCAAATGAATTGCATCTTAAATGTCATTATATATACCATAAAAAAGACAAAAATAGACTCTCTTCTCCTTTATGGGATTCAAAGATAGTTACATTACGAGATATATGTTATGATGAAAAATATAGAGCCTTTAGTTATGATACGGAAGGTAAAAAAGAAGAACTCCTCAGGGAAATAGAAGTTAAGAAAGAAGAGAGACGTCAACAGTTTTATCATAATTCCAATCTAGTTGATGATAGCTATAATGAACAACAAGAAATTAGTTATCATTATCAAAGATTAATCAATATTATCAAAGAATGTGAAGAAAACGATTCATACGGAAAGCTTGAAATAGAATTTCGTAAATTGAATGATTCTGAGTTTGATAAACTATCTGAGTATATTCAAGATGAAATTATTAAATGGTATTTTGAATCAATGAGTTATTTCTTCATTAGATATATCTTTGAAGAATACCGTTTTTATATCAATATTAAAGAATTAAAAGGAGTCGATGATACTCCATTACTTTGTTTACTCAATAAAGGTTTTGATAATAATACATTTTACTCATGTCTGCATTCTTTTTTTATACGAGATTATCATCCCGTACAGGAAGATTCAAGAGTAATTAGTAATTATATAATGCATTTATTAAAGAAAGATAGCTTAGATGATGATGAAAGAAATGAGTTAGAAAAGCATGTTATCACGTTACAATATATAAGGTTGTATGAAGCTAATATTAATAGTTTTGACATCATCTATAATGGAAAAACGAAAGCTTTTATTTTGAGAATTCTCTCTGTTTTATCAAATCGAATTATAGGTAGCAGTCAATCAAACTTTAAAAGTATGACAAATAATGTTATTCAATTTAATAAAGAATATCTTCATTTGTTTATAGCAGCAATGAGATCAGAAAGAGGACTAAAGAATGATTATGGTAAAAATGGAGAAAAGTTATTAAGTCTATTTAATAAGGATCTTTTAAATCATGATCTTGATAATGTTTTTCCAGCAATATTTCCTAATATAAATTGGAAAGAGGGAATTGAAAAATTAACAAATGATTAA